A single genomic interval of Lucilia cuprina isolate Lc7/37 chromosome 2, ASM2204524v1, whole genome shotgun sequence harbors:
- the LOC111686728 gene encoding lysosomal aspartic protease-like, with translation MLKFVVTILSLALLSEAAIVVPLHKVKEPKSKANELMKLKSKYVDLIQIQPRDGVEESLMNYVDDSYYGKITIGTPAQEFLVLFDTGSSNLWVPVAPCASGDTACENHNTYDPSASSTYVENGEQFSIAYGSGSLSGYLVEDTVTVEGLAIQNQVFAAATNEPGTTFTYSPFDGIMGMGYQQISQDNVVPPFYNMFSQGLVDTNLFSFYLTRDGTSNDGGVLVLGGVDPSHYTGEITYVPVSSEGYWQFEMNSAEINGVNVCESCQAIADTGTSLIAVPYSQYENIQAAIGATFNYDYYSYTIDCSSIDSLPALTLNIGGTTFTIEASDYILQSEGVCSSAFENAGTDFWILGDIFIGRYYSIFDLANNRVGFATAV, from the coding sequence ATGTTGAAGTTTGTAGTAACAATTTTAAGTTTAGCTCTTCTGTCGGAGGCAGCCATCGTTGTGCCTTTGCACAAGGTTAAGGAGCCCAAAAGCAAGGCCAATGAATTGATGAAGTTGAAGAGTAAATACGTCGATTTGATTCAAATCCAACCCAGAGATGGTGTCGAAGAAAGTTTAATGAACTACGTCGATGACTCTTACTATGGCAAAATCACCATCGGTACTCCAGCTCAAGAATTCTTGGTTTTGTTCGATACTGGTTCCTCCAACTTGTGGGTACCTGTAGCTCCTTGCGCCTCTGGTGATACCGCCTGTGAAAACCACAATACCTATGATCCTAGTGCTTCATCCACCTATGTTGAAAATGGTGAACAATTCTCTATTGCCTACGGCTCTGGCAGTTTGTCTGGCTATTTGGTTGAAGATACCGTTACTGTTGAAGGTTTGGCTATTCAAAATCAAGTATTCGCTGCTGCTACCAATGAACCCGGCACGACATTCACCTACTCTCCCTTCGATGGTATTATGGGCATGGGCTACCAACAAATTTCTCAAGACAATGTTGTGCCACCTTTCTATAATATGTTCTCCCAAGGATTGGTTGACACCAACTTGTTCTCCTTCTATTTGACTCGTGATGGTACCTCTAATGATGGTGGTGTTCTCGTTTTGGGTGGTGTTGATCCCTCTCACTATACTGGTGAAATCACTTATGTTCCCGTCTCCTCTGAAGGCTACTGGCAATTCGAAATGAACTCTGCTGAAATTAACGGTGTTAATGTATGTGAAAGCTGCCAAGCTATTGCCGATACTGGTACCTCCCTCATTGCTGTTCCTTACTCGCAATACGAAAACATTCAAGCCGCCATTGGTGCCACCTTTAACTACGATTACTATAGCTACACTATTGATTGCTCCAGCATTGATAGTTTGCCCGCTTTAACTTTGAACATTGGTGGCACCACTTTCACCATTGAAGCCAGTGACTACATTCTCCAATCCGAGGGTGTTTGCTCTTCTGCTTTCGAAAATGCTGGTACCGATTTCTGGATTTTGGGTGATATCTTCATTGGCAGATACTACTCCATCTTCGATTTGGCTAACAACCGTGTTGGTTTCGCTACTgctgtttaa
- the LOC111686731 gene encoding lysosomal aspartic protease-like, which produces MLKFVVTLLSLALLSEAAIVVPLHKVKEPKSKANEMYKLKSKYSNFVQIQPRDGVQESLMNYVDDSYYGKITIGTPAQEFQVLFDTGSSNLWVPVAPCASGDSACENHNTYDPSASSTYVENGEQFSIAYGTGSLSGYLVEDTVTVEGLAVQNQVFAAATNEPGTTFTYSPFDGILGMGYQQIAQNNVVPPFYNMYSQGLIDNNLFSFYLTRDGTSNDGGVLVLGGVDPSHYTGEITYVPVSSEGYWQFEMNSAEINGVNVCDSCQAIADTGTSLIAVPSSQYENIQAAIGATFNYDYYTYTVDCSTIDSLPPLTMNIGGTTFTIEASDYILQSEGVCSSAFENIGLDFWILGDIFIGRYYSIFDLANNRVGFATAV; this is translated from the coding sequence ATGTTGAAGTTTGTAGTAACACTTTTAAGTTTGGCCCTCCTCTCGGAGGCAGCCATCGTTGTGCCCTTGCACAAGGTCAAGGAGCCCAAAAGCAAGGCCAATGAAATGTACAAATTGAAGAGCAAATACAGTAATTTTGTTCAAATTCAACCCAGAGATGGTGTTCAAGAAAGCTTGATGAACTACGTTGATGACTCTTACTATGGCAAAATCACCATCGGTACTCCAGCTCAAGAATTCCAAGTTTTGTTCGATACTGGTTCCTCCAACTTGTGGGTACCTGTAGCTCCCTGTGCCTCCGGTGATAGCGCCTGTGAAAACCACAACACCTACGATCCCAGTGCTTCATCCACCTATGTTGAAAATGGTGAACAATTCTCTATTGCCTACGGTACTGGCAGTTTGTCTGGCTATTTGGTTGAAGATACCGTTACTGTTGAAGGTTTGGCTGTTCAAAATCAAGTATTCGCTGCTGCTACCAATGAACCCGGTACCACTTTCACCTACTCTCCCTTCGATGGTATTTTGGGTATGGGCTACCAACAAATTGCTCAAAACAATGTTGTTCCACCTTTCTACAACATGTACTCTCAAGGATTGATTGACAACAACTTGTTCTCCTTCTATTTGACTCGTGATGGTACCTCTAATGATGGTGGTGTTCTCGTATTGGGTGGTGTTGATCCCTCTCACTATACTGGTGAAATCACTTATGTTCCCGTCTCCTCTGAAGGCTACTGGCAATTCGAAATGAACTCTGCTGAAATTAACGGCGTCAACGTCTGTGACAGCTGCCAAGCTATTGCTGATACCGGTACCTCTCTCATTGCTGTTCCCAGCTCTCAATACGAAAACATTCAAGCCGCCATTGGTGCTACCTTCAACTATGATTACTATACCTACACCGTTGATTGCTCCACCATCGATAGCTTGCCTCCTTTGACTATGAACATTGGTGGCACCACTTTCACCATTGAAGCCAGTGACTACATTCTCCAATCCGAGGGAGTTTGCTCTTCTGCTTTCGAAAACATTGGTCTTGATTTCTGGATTTTGGGTGATATCTTCATTGGCAGATACTACTCCATCTTCGATTTGGCCAACAACCGTGTTGGTTTCGCTACTGCTGTTTAA
- the LOC124421352 gene encoding uncharacterized protein LOC124421352: MQAQARPTLSNNPGNSSTAYGLFLGNKVTYVAATPTNPSLIYNQHSTTTTNFISNSLANAALATSPTILYTNPMLTTTTQQYLNTFFKETQYLSTALTANSTQTATAASNASGVGLYERLLYAQMLQQQLYQTQQAAAVAAMFQHKQRAAAAAATLAAVARQSGSGNVATSSNRSSPQHLASVSATTTSNNGSSMNTCTRQARSSSPEELLRLKQQISTPISATSNAESTKSSSDGVV; the protein is encoded by the coding sequence ATGCAAGCTCAAGCCAGACCAACACTTTCCAATAATCCTGGAAACAGTTCAACAGCTTATGGTTTATTTTTGGGCAATAAAGTAACTTATGTAGCCGCGACACCTACGAATCCATCTTTGATTTACAATCAACAcagtacaacaacaactaatttTATATCGAATAGTCTAGCCAATGCTGCTCTAGCCACATCACCAACAATACTATATACAAATCCAATGCTAACAACAACGACTCAACAGTATCTGAATACATTCTTCAAAGAGACACAATATCTTAGTACCGCCTTAACAGCAAATTCTACACAAACAGCTACGGCAGCTTCAAATGCCAGTGGTGTTGGATTATACGAACGTTTGCTGTATGCTCAAATGCTGCAGCAGCAACTTTATCAAACGCAACAAGCAGCAGCTGTAGCAGCAATGTTCCAGCATAAACAGAGAGCTGCGGCAGCAGCTGCAACATTAGCAGCAGTTGCTCGTCAAAGTGGCAGTGGAAATGTTGCTACAAGCAGCAATAGATCTTCACCCCAACATTTAGCAAGCGTCTCGGCCACAACGACTAGTAACAATGGATCGAGTATGAATACTTGTACACGCCAAGCTAGAAGTAGTTCACCAGAAGAACTGTTGCGTCTGAAGCAACAAATATCAACACCTATTTCAGCAACTAGTAATGCTGAGAGTACCAAATCTAGCAGTGATGGTGTTGTTTAA
- the LOC111686732 gene encoding lysosomal aspartic protease-like — MLKSIAVFAIIVAVVSAELVHVPIRKHENFVKTHKDIRAEKSVLRTKYNLPQPRDLPEEQLSNSLNMAYYGDISIGTPPQKFVVLFDSGSSNLWVPSSRCWIWDVACKKHNQYNHDKSSTYVTNGESISIQYGSGSMSGFLSQDDVTLEGLTIKNQVFAEAMNEPGNSFTDANFDGIFGMAYQSLAEDNVVPPFYNMFAQGLVESD, encoded by the coding sequence atgttgaaatctATAGCTGTATTTGCCATTATAGTGGCTGTGGTCAGTGCTGAGTTGGTGCATGTACCCATTCGCAAACATGAGAATTTTGTCAAGACCCATAAGGATATTCGTGCTGAAAAGTCGGTATTGCGTACCAAATACAATTTGCCTCAACCTCGTGATTTGCCAGAGGAGCAATTATCGAACTCTTTAAATATGGCTTATTATGGGGATATCAGCATTGGTACTCCTCCACAAAAGTTTGTTGTTCTCTTCGATTCGGGTTCCTCAAATTTGTGGGTGCCCTCTAGCCGTTGTTGGATCTGGGATGTTGCCTGCAAGAAGCACAATCAATATAATCATGATAAATCCAGCACTTATGTTACGAATGGTGAATCTATTTCTATACAATATGGCTCCGGTAGTATGAGCGGTTTCTTGTCTCAGGATGATGTCACCCTAGAAGGTTTAACcataaaaaatcaagttttcgCTGAGGCCATGAATGAACCCGGCAACAGTTTTACCGATGCCAATTTTGATGGTATCTTTGGTATGGCCTATCAAAGTTTGGCTGAAGACAATGTAGTGCCACCCTTCTACAATATGTTCGCTCAAGGTTTAGTTGAGTCTGAT
- the LOC111676411 gene encoding protein snail has product MDESKGSSYQHITPPSSPGSEVNSEPEDLSVRNDIPLPALFHLFDEAPSHQSSNSSASSVYSHSSSTSSSSSSASSSTSSSANKNYRFKCDKCNKMYSTSMGLSKHQQFHCPAAECNQEKKQHACQDCGKLYTTMGALKMHIRTHTLPCKCPICGKAFSRPWLLQGHIRTHTGEKPFQCPDCPRSFADRSNLRAHQQTHVEVKKYACKVCHKSFSRMSLLNKHASSNCTITIA; this is encoded by the coding sequence TTATCAACACATTACACCACCCTCAAGTCCCGGCTCAGAAGTAAATTCTGAACCTGAGGATCTTTCAGTGCGTAATGATATTCCTTTGCCAGCATTATTCCATCTTTTCGATGAAGCTCCTAGCCATCAATCATCTAACTCTTCGGCATCATCGGTCTACTCTCACAGCAGCTCAACCAGTTCATCATCTTCTTCGGCCTCCTCCAGCACTTCCAGCTCAGCCAACAAGAATTATCGTTTCAAGTGTGACaaatgcaacaaaatgtacTCCACCTCCATGGGTTTGTCTAAACATCAACAATTCCATTGCCCAGCTGCTGAATGCAATCAGGAAAAGAAGCAACATGCCTGCCAAGATTGTGGTAAACTCTACACCACCATGGGTGCCTTGAAAATGCACATTCGCACTCATACTCTACCCTGCAAGTGCCCCATCTGTGGCAAGGCCTTCTCCCGTCCATGGCTCTTGCAAGGTCACATTCGCACCCATACCGGTGAGAAACCATTCCAGTGCCCCGATTGTCCACGCTCATTTGCTGATCGCTCTAACTTGAGAGCCCATCAACAAACTCATGTGGAAGTTAAGAAATACGCCTGCAAAGTATGCCACAAATCCTTCTCACGCATGTCTTTGCTCAACAAACACGCCAGTTCCAATTGTACCATTACAATTGCGTAA